From Rhodamnia argentea isolate NSW1041297 chromosome 10, ASM2092103v1, whole genome shotgun sequence, a single genomic window includes:
- the LOC115733996 gene encoding heat stress transcription factor A-4b-like, whose translation MDCSQGKSNAPAPFLVKTYEMVDDRQTDFLVSWSEGGCSFVVRNPPEFSRELLPKYFKHNNFSSFVRQLNTYGFRKIDPDQWEFANEEFIRGEKQLLNNIYRRKPIHSHSGQSVRLTDMEKQVYEEEIAKLQHEKSLLQSELQRYQGENQDVDFQMQLLRKQFQSVEQKQTHLMAFLARLMQKPVFASLLTQQPDIPNKKRRLLELDHLHDSDDMDERESLKFQKENPTGVPFSLLDSDSVEKLEQSLHLLENLLQGLDSTFGVEQHDFGALSLPSLAGITGRKESSDDSDRHIHPWSSGSPPSSKEAASSPDLALGTDHFESPETSSVCLNMDISLKSSVIDVNVEPPCVHDVDNLKEQILEKMPGAPTAVNDVFWEQFLTEAPCPPESQEVQSERREGNNGSRSPVKPANHGKFWWNSHYGNDFTKHVESLASEGRS comes from the exons ATGGACTGCTCGCAAGGAAAATCGAATGCTCCGGCTCCCTTTCTGGTCAAGACCTATGAGATGGTTGATGATCGTCAGACAGACTTCCTGGTGTCCTGGAGTGAGGGTGGATGCAGCTTCGTGGTGCGGAATCCTCCTGAATTCTCCAGGGAATTGCTCCCCAAATACTTCAAGCACAACAACTTCTCGAGTTTCGTGAGGCAGCTCAATACTTAT GGTTTTAGAAAGATAGATCCTGATCAGTGGGAGTTTGCCAATGAAGAATTCATAAGAGGGGAGAAACAACTTTTGAACAACATCTACCGACGCAAACCAATCCATAGCCATTCGGGGCAGAGTGTTCGATTAACTGATATGGAGAAACAGGTGTATGAGGAGGAAATCGCGAAACTGCAGCACGAGAAGAGTTTGCTTCAGTCGGAGCTTCAAAGATATCAGGGAGAGAATCAGGATGTCGATTTCCAAATGCAGTTACTACGTAAGCAATTTCAAAGTGTGGAACAGAAACAGACACACTTGATGGCCTTTTTGGCTAGATTAATGCAAAAACCGGTATTTGCTTCTCTTCTTACACAGCAGCCGGATATCCCTAACAAAAAGAGAAGGTTGCTGGAACTGGATCATTTACATGACTCGGATGACATGGACGAGCGAGAGAGTTTGAAATTCCAGAAAGAAAATCCCACTGGagttcccttttctcttttagaTTCGGACTCTGTGGAGAAACTGGAGCAGTCTTTGCACCTTCTGGAAAATCTCCTTCAAGGACTTGATAGTACTTTTGGGGTGGAACAGCACGACTTCGGTGCATTATCGTTGCCTTCGCTGGCAGGTATCACTGGGAGGAAAGAATCTTCGGATGATTCTGACAGGCATATCCACCCTTGGTCATCTGGGTCACCTCCATCTTCGAAAGAGGCTGCATCGTCGCCGGATCTTGCTCTAGGTACTGATCATTTCGAAAGCCCGGAGACGTCATCAGTGTGTCTCAACATGGACATCAGCCTCAAATCGTCGGTGATCGATGTGAACGTGGAGCCACCCTGCGTCCACGACGTGGATAACTTGAAAGAACAGATCCTCGAGAAAATGCCCGGCGCCCCGACCGCCGTTAACGACGTGTTCTGGGAGCAGTTCCTCACCGAAGCCCCTTGCCCACCCGAGTCTCAGGAAGTGCAGTCCGAAAGAAGAGAAGGCAATAACGGAAGCAGGAGTCCTGTGAAGCCGGCTAATCATGGGAAGTTCTGGTGGAACTCGCATTATGGGAATGACTTCACAAAGCATGTGGAGAGCCTTGCTTCAGAAGGAAGAAGTTGA
- the LOC115734018 gene encoding uncharacterized protein LOC115734018, producing the protein MEVGQVARRRISTIAGHFVAGDEMLAAAAHVVPLNCSASLNSVIRRCDNRIYFARQGSSSQGSFMRQASIDQVRRTQPGTCQGSCNASEAPSFSRPSRTEQKPPNFGIIQPRAQCCNLTAAEPAPRFARPDRRMSTQKQSSLKKKVHPPNSRGAKWSPRMDVVESERNYVLTVEVPGVSSKDIRVEVGDQKLTVMGMRQAWKVPGFSNESIVSYHKREITQGPYQIAWPLPSNVNKDSVSAEFVEGFLQIIVPKL; encoded by the exons ATGGAGGTGGGTCAAGTCGCGAGGCGCAGAATCAGCACGATCGCCGGTCACTTCGTCGCCGGCGACGAGAtgctcgccgccgccgcccacgtCGTGCCTCTG AACTGCAGTGCTAGTTTGAACTCTGTGATCCGAAGATGTGACAACAGAATTTACTTTGCGAGGCAAGGGTCTAGTTCACAAGGTAGTTTCATGAGGCAGGCCTCAATTGATCAG GTGAGACGAACTCAGCCTGGCACTTGCCAGGGCTCTTGCAATGCTTCTGAGGCTCCATCCTTTTCTAGGCCTTCAAGAACTGAACAAAAACCGCCAAATTTTGGCATAATACAACCTAGAGCACAGTGTTGCAACTTAACTGCAGCAGAACCAGCACCTAGGTTTGCTCGCCCGGACAGAAGAATGAGTACACAAAAGCAATCCagtttgaagaagaaagtcCATCCTCCAAACTCCAGGG GGGCTAAATGGTCCCCGCGAATGGATGTGGTAGAATCAGAACGCAATTATGTTCTGACTGTGGAAGTTCCTGGAGTTAGCAGCAAGGATATCAGAGTGGAAGTCGGTGACCAAAA ATTGACCGTGATGGGAATGCGTCAGGCTTGGAAAGTACCTGGCTTTTCAAATGAGTCGATCGTGTCATATCACAAAAGAGAGATCACGCAAGGACCCTACCAGATCGCATGGCCGCTTCCCAGCAATGTAAACAAGGATAGTGTCTCAGCAGAGTTTGT GGAGGGATTTCTACAGATCATTGTTCCTAAGCTTTGA